The nucleotide sequence TGAGCTAGTGCTTCGCTTGCTTCCGCGGAGCCATCAGTCCACGCCACAGCACCGCCAGCTGTGTACCGGACCGGAAACTTCACCCAGATCGTATCCGAGACGTGGTCCTCGTACTCGACCTCGGCCTCGGCCAGCGCCGTCTTCTCGACCACGCTCCACATCACCGGTTTCGAGCCGCGATAAAGCTGCCCGGTCACCGCGAATTTCATGATTTCACAGGCGATCTGCGCTTCCGCCGCAAAGCTCATGGTCGAGTACGGGTGGTCCCAGTCGCCGATGACGCCGAGGCGCTTGAACTCGGTGCGCTGCACGTCCAGCCAATGCTCGGCGAAGGTGCGGCACTCTTTCCGAAACTCCACCACCGGCACCGCGTCCTTGTTCTTGCCCTTGGCGCGGTACTGCTCCTCGATCTTCCACTCGATCGGCAGGCCGTGGCAGTCCCAACCCGGCACGTAGTTGGAGTCGAAGCCCAGCATCTGCTGGGACTTGGTCACCACGTCTTTCAGGATCTTGTTCAGCGCGTGGCCGATGTGGATGTTGCCATTGGCGTAGGGCGGGCCATCGTGCAGCACGAATTTCGGCCGACCGGCGGCGCTCTGGCGCAAGCGCCCGTAGAGGTCGCCCTCCTCCCAGGCCTTGAGCAACTCGGGCTCCTTCTGCGGCAGGCCGGCCCGCATCGGGAACGCGGTCTGCGGCAGGAACAGGGTCTGGGAGTAATCGAACGCGGTATCGGCCGAGGCGGCCGTGGTCGAGGCGGCCTTGGCGTCGGCGGCGTCTAGCTTGGTCATGGCGATCTGGGCTCGGGCAGCAAAGGGACGAATTCGGGCGGGACCATCATCCCGACCCCCGACGGACCGTCAGGCCCGGCCGGAGGCCGGGCGGCGAATTCGTGCCGCAAAGAGACTATCGACGGGCGCGCGCTGCATGGCGTTCCTCTTAGCAAGCCCGGCGCCGCGGATAAAGCGTCCCGGCGGCCGTTTGCCGGCCGCCGCCGCCCGGCACCCGCAAAAAATCCGCAAGTCGGGCAACCAGCGGCGCGGGGGAGCGGCCAGCCGCCGGCCAGCTTCAGACGGCGCAGCGGTGAGGCGCCGGCGCCAAACAGGCCGCCCAGGCCAGATACGAAAATCCGGCCAGAGCGGCCGGATTTCGCAACCTTTGCGGGGGTCGACGCGATGATCCGGGGGGGGCGGACAATCACGTCGCAATCCCCGCCAATGCGCTCACGCCGCGCGCTCGGCGTCCTCGCTGCGCAACTGGAGCAGGAAGTCGCGCACCTCGTTTGCCAGGCGGTCGGACTGGCGGGCGAGGTCGTCGGACGCCGCCAGCACGTCGGAAGCCGAGCGGCCGGTCTCGTCGATCGCCGATGACACCCCGGAGACGTTGCCGCTCAGGACGCCGGTGACATTGGCGGCGCGCTGGATGCTCTCGGCGATCTCGTGGGTCGCGGCGCTCTGCTGCTCGACCGCGGAGGCGATCGACCCAGTGACCGCCTCGATGTCGTTCATGGCGTGCGACACGTCGCGGATGGCCTCGACCGCGGTCTTGGTCGAGGTCTGGATCGCCGCAATCTGGCGGGCGATCTCCTCGGTCGCGGTCGCGGTCTGGGCGGCAAGCGACTTTACCTCGCTCGCCACCACCGCAAAGCCCCTGCCGGCATCGCCGGCACGGGCCGCCTCGATGGTGGCGTTGAGCGCGAGCAGGTTGGTCTGGGCGGCGATGGCCTGGATCAGGTCGACCACCGCGCCGATCTTGGCGCCGGCCGCGGCCAGGGTCTCGATCTCCTTCACCGAGGACTCGGTGGTGGCGCCGGCCTTGGTGATCACCGTGCTCGCGGTCGTCACCTGGCGGGCGATCTCCTGGATCGAGGACGACAGCTCCTCGGCGGCGCTGGCGACGGCCTGCACCGAGGCGGAGGTTTCGTCCGACGCCCCGCTGGCGGAGTTGGCCTGGCGGGAGGCATTGCCGGCGATATCCTCCAGCGAGCGGGCGGTGCCGCGCAGCCGGGCGGTATTGGCGCTGACCGCCTCCAGCACGTCGGTAACCGAGCCGCGGAAGCTTTCCACCGCCGCCTCGACCCGGCGGTTGTTGCGGTCCTGCTCGGCTTGGATGCGCGCCCGCTCGGCCATCAGCCGCTCGCGTTCGAGCGCGGTGTCGCGGAATACCGACACGGTGCTGGCCATCTCGCCGATCTCGCCGATCACCGCCTTGCGCGGGATCTCGATCGCGGTCGAGCCATCGGCCAGCTCCTTCATGCAAGCGTTGAGCGCCTTGAGCGGCCGCGAGATCGCCTGGTCGAGCCGGAAGGCGAGGCCGAAGCCGAGCAGCAGCACGGCGAGCGAC is from Blastochloris viridis and encodes:
- a CDS encoding methyl-accepting chemotaxis protein, whose amino-acid sequence is MRLQTSLTVAMCGSLAVAAVGFFATSWWFTGKIVSESLHSRLSSESARFESEVSAQSLRALSLARLTANLPDATEAFASRDRAKLAAMFGPAFEQLKVDGVEQFQFHTAPANSFLRMDKPEAFGDDLSSSRPTVVEANKRNTEVHGLEHSVAGASIRGVIPVQHNGAAIGSVEFGITFGETLAMEFTQRTATWVALFIERDGGLTQLASTFPNGFAPTAAELNGARAAPVRNDYVVLDGSSLAIQYAPLADLNGKTVGVVALGVDRTDLDVLQWWSKMVFGAVSLAVLLLGFGLAFRLDQAISRPLKALNACMKELADGSTAIEIPRKAVIGEIGEMASTVSVFRDTALERERLMAERARIQAEQDRNNRRVEAAVESFRGSVTDVLEAVSANTARLRGTARSLEDIAGNASRQANSASGASDETSASVQAVASAAEELSSSIQEIARQVTTASTVITKAGATTESSVKEIETLAAAGAKIGAVVDLIQAIAAQTNLLALNATIEAARAGDAGRGFAVVASEVKSLAAQTATATEEIARQIAAIQTSTKTAVEAIRDVSHAMNDIEAVTGSIASAVEQQSAATHEIAESIQRAANVTGVLSGNVSGVSSAIDETGRSASDVLAASDDLARQSDRLANEVRDFLLQLRSEDAERAA